Proteins encoded by one window of Streptomyces uncialis:
- a CDS encoding nitroreductase family protein yields the protein MTLDLTPDELLSTTRAVRKRLDLDRPVPRRLIEECVDLATQAPTGRNRQRWHFIVVTDPARRRLVADLFRRALTTGGGAPPTERDLRRMYAHPGSMERISDGFRHLYDNIHRVPAFVVPAVEGRTDRASVLDQSMTWGSILPATWSFMLAARARGLGTVWTTAQGPLERELAGVLGVPYEEVMLAAFVPLAFTIGTEFRPARRVPREQVLHWDRW from the coding sequence ATGACCCTGGATCTGACCCCCGACGAACTGCTGTCCACCACCCGGGCGGTCCGCAAGCGGCTCGACCTGGACCGGCCGGTCCCCCGGCGGCTCATCGAGGAGTGCGTGGATCTCGCGACCCAGGCGCCGACCGGACGCAACCGGCAGCGCTGGCACTTCATCGTGGTCACCGACCCCGCGCGGCGGCGGCTCGTGGCCGATCTCTTCCGGCGGGCCCTGACAACCGGCGGCGGGGCCCCGCCCACGGAACGGGATCTGCGGCGGATGTACGCCCACCCCGGGAGCATGGAGCGCATCTCCGACGGGTTCCGGCACCTCTACGACAACATCCACCGGGTGCCGGCGTTCGTGGTGCCCGCCGTCGAGGGGCGCACCGACCGCGCCTCGGTGCTGGACCAGTCGATGACCTGGGGGTCGATCCTCCCCGCGACCTGGAGTTTCATGCTGGCCGCGCGGGCGCGGGGGCTGGGCACGGTGTGGACGACCGCGCAGGGGCCGCTGGAGCGGGAGTTGGCGGGGGTGCTCGGGGTGCCGTACGAGGAGGTGATGCTGGCCGCGTTCGTTCCGCTGGCGTTCACCATCGGTACGGAGTTCCGGCCCGCGCGGCGGGTTCCCCGCGAGCAGGTTCTGCACTGGGACCGCTGGTGA
- a CDS encoding bifunctional RNase H/acid phosphatase yields the protein MPSSVREFVVEADGGSRGNPGPAGYGAVVLDAATGGTLAEAAEYIGVATNNVAEYRGLIAGLRAAHALDPGVPVRVRMDSKLVVEQMSGRWKIKHPDMKPLAAQAAAVYPPGRVTYQWIPRERNKHADRLANEAMDAGKRGEQWSAADSTADLDGRSSPGPVGEYGEPGELREPGDAAAGAAKARAALASAGGRRTTGTAPEPSESGGSADPGASPDSGVPAADSGVPAAGSGASAAETKARADLRAARNLAVSAAKAPAAGWGASADMGPPTTFVLLRHGETPLTPSKAFSGSGGTDPSLSEVGRAQAVLTAGALAARGTVQAIVSSPLKRCRETAQAVADRLGLDVRVDDELRETHFGAWEGLTFGQVRERYPDDLTAWLDSEDARPTGGGESFTEVTERVARARDRLVEEYAGRTVLLVTHVTPVKTLVRLALGAPAKSMFRMELSAAALSAVAYFKDGNASVRLFNETAHLR from the coding sequence GTGCCGTCCTCCGTACGGGAGTTCGTGGTCGAGGCCGACGGCGGTTCCCGGGGCAACCCGGGCCCCGCGGGGTACGGTGCCGTCGTGCTCGACGCCGCCACCGGCGGGACCCTCGCCGAGGCCGCCGAGTACATCGGTGTCGCGACGAACAACGTCGCCGAGTACCGGGGTCTGATCGCTGGGCTGCGGGCCGCCCACGCCCTCGACCCCGGCGTGCCGGTGCGGGTCCGGATGGACTCCAAGCTGGTCGTCGAGCAGATGTCGGGCCGCTGGAAGATCAAGCACCCGGACATGAAGCCCCTCGCCGCTCAGGCCGCGGCGGTCTACCCGCCGGGCCGGGTGACGTACCAGTGGATCCCGCGTGAGCGGAACAAGCACGCCGACCGCCTCGCGAACGAGGCGATGGACGCGGGCAAGCGGGGCGAGCAGTGGTCGGCCGCGGATTCGACGGCCGACCTGGACGGGCGCTCCTCGCCGGGCCCCGTGGGCGAGTACGGGGAACCCGGAGAGCTCAGGGAGCCCGGGGACGCGGCGGCCGGTGCGGCGAAGGCCCGTGCGGCCCTCGCCTCCGCCGGTGGCCGCCGTACCACCGGTACCGCGCCGGAGCCGTCGGAGTCCGGCGGCTCCGCCGATCCGGGGGCCTCGCCCGACTCCGGTGTCCCGGCCGCCGACTCCGGTGTCCCGGCCGCCGGTTCCGGGGCCTCGGCCGCCGAGACCAAGGCGCGGGCCGATCTGCGGGCCGCCCGGAACCTCGCGGTGTCCGCCGCGAAGGCGCCCGCCGCCGGATGGGGCGCGTCCGCCGACATGGGGCCGCCCACGACGTTCGTGCTGCTGCGGCACGGTGAGACGCCGCTGACCCCGTCCAAGGCGTTCTCCGGCAGCGGGGGCACCGACCCGTCGCTGTCGGAGGTGGGGCGGGCGCAGGCGGTGCTCACCGCGGGCGCGCTCGCCGCGCGGGGCACGGTCCAGGCGATCGTGTCCTCGCCCCTGAAGCGCTGCCGCGAGACCGCGCAGGCCGTCGCGGACCGGCTCGGGCTCGATGTGCGCGTGGACGACGAGCTGCGCGAGACCCACTTCGGCGCCTGGGAGGGGCTGACCTTCGGCCAGGTACGGGAGCGGTATCCCGACGACCTGACCGCGTGGCTCGACTCCGAGGACGCGCGGCCCACCGGGGGCGGCGAGAGCTTCACCGAGGTCACGGAGCGCGTCGCGCGGGCCCGGGACCGGCTCGTCGAGGAGTACGCGGGTCGTACGGTGCTGCTGGTCACCCATGTCACGCCGGTCAAGACGCTGGTGCGGCTCGCCCTCGGGGCGCCCGCCAAGTCGATGTTCCGGATGGAGCTGTCCGCGGCGGCGCTGTCGGCCGTCGCGTACTTCAAGGACGGCAACGCGAGTGTCCGGCTGTTCAACGAGACGGCACACCTGCGCTAG
- a CDS encoding response regulator transcription factor, with amino-acid sequence MGARILVAEDDVKQARLFRVYLEQDGHAVHVVGDGRAALDKARTARPDLVVLDVMLPLVDGLDVCRILRTESEVPILLVTARTTEEDILLGLDLGADDYLTKPCSPRELAARVRALLRRSRSTGEAAPAVLRVGGMEVDTARFEVRVEGRTVTLTSKEFGILEALAREPGRVFTRGQIIERAFGFDHDVLERTVDAHVMNLRRKLEHDPARPSRLETVYGRGYRLTDL; translated from the coding sequence TTGGGCGCGCGCATCCTTGTCGCCGAGGACGACGTGAAGCAGGCCCGGCTGTTCCGGGTCTATCTGGAACAGGACGGTCATGCCGTCCATGTGGTGGGGGACGGCCGGGCCGCCCTCGACAAGGCCCGGACGGCCCGGCCCGACCTCGTGGTCCTCGACGTGATGCTGCCGCTGGTCGACGGCCTCGACGTGTGCCGCATCCTGCGCACCGAGTCCGAGGTGCCGATCCTGCTGGTCACCGCGCGGACCACCGAGGAGGACATCCTGCTCGGCCTGGACCTGGGCGCCGACGACTATCTCACCAAGCCGTGCAGTCCGCGTGAACTGGCCGCCCGGGTCAGGGCGTTGCTGCGCCGGTCCAGATCCACCGGCGAGGCGGCCCCGGCCGTGCTCAGGGTCGGCGGGATGGAGGTGGACACCGCGCGGTTCGAGGTGCGCGTCGAGGGCCGGACGGTCACTCTCACGTCCAAGGAGTTCGGCATCCTCGAAGCGCTCGCCCGCGAACCGGGCAGGGTCTTCACCCGGGGGCAGATCATCGAGCGGGCCTTCGGCTTCGACCACGACGTCCTCGAACGCACCGTCGACGCCCATGTGATGAACCTGCGGAGGAAGCTGGAGCACGACCCGGCACGGCCCAGCCGGCTGGAGACCGTGTACGGCCGGGGCTACCGGCTCACCGACCTATGA
- a CDS encoding ABC transporter permease, with translation MRPARLGPRDLVRLGGTGLRTRPLRVFLSALGVAIGVAAMIAVVGISASGQAEVDRRLDRLGTNLLRVEPAPPQGGEQRTPLPEEAVAMVRRLPPVLRAESTGLTEARVYRNQDIPVGRTGGIDVVAASPGLLPAVGASVRGGRWLDEATEGAPAVVLGAQAARRLDVEAPGTRLWLGGRWFSLIGVLDPVPLAPELDRSALVGVPAAEKVLDHDGRPTTVYIRADDRQVAGVRAVVAAAANPAKPSGVLISRPSDALAARDATESALNGLLLGLGGVALLVGGVGVGNTMVISVLERRSEIGLRRALGATRGQIRTQFVTESLLLSVLGGIAGTVLGTLITGGYAVLREWPVVVPPWASAAGTGSTLLIGALAGLYPAVRASRLAPTDALAGT, from the coding sequence CTGCGGCCCGCCCGGCTCGGGCCGCGGGACCTCGTCCGGCTCGGCGGCACCGGGCTGCGGACCCGCCCCCTGCGGGTCTTCCTGTCCGCGCTGGGCGTCGCGATCGGGGTCGCCGCGATGATCGCCGTCGTCGGGATCTCGGCATCGGGCCAGGCCGAGGTGGACCGCAGGCTCGACCGGCTCGGCACCAATCTGCTGCGCGTCGAACCGGCCCCGCCGCAGGGCGGTGAGCAGAGGACCCCGCTGCCCGAGGAGGCCGTCGCCATGGTGCGCCGACTCCCTCCGGTGCTGCGGGCCGAGTCGACGGGTCTGACCGAGGCCCGGGTGTACCGCAACCAGGACATCCCGGTCGGCCGCACCGGTGGCATCGACGTCGTCGCCGCGTCCCCCGGGCTGCTCCCGGCGGTCGGCGCGTCCGTACGGGGCGGCCGGTGGCTGGACGAGGCGACCGAGGGCGCCCCGGCGGTGGTGCTCGGGGCACAGGCCGCCCGGCGGCTCGACGTGGAAGCACCCGGCACCCGGCTGTGGCTGGGCGGCCGGTGGTTCTCGCTGATCGGGGTGCTGGACCCGGTGCCGCTGGCCCCCGAACTCGACCGGTCCGCCCTCGTCGGCGTCCCGGCCGCCGAGAAGGTCCTGGACCATGACGGCAGACCCACGACCGTCTACATCCGGGCCGACGACCGTCAGGTGGCCGGGGTCCGCGCGGTGGTCGCCGCCGCCGCCAACCCCGCGAAGCCGTCCGGGGTGCTGATCTCCCGGCCCTCCGACGCGCTCGCCGCCCGGGACGCCACCGAATCCGCGCTGAACGGGCTGCTGCTGGGCCTCGGCGGGGTCGCCCTGCTGGTGGGCGGGGTCGGGGTGGGCAACACCATGGTCATCTCGGTACTGGAACGCCGGTCCGAGATCGGGCTGCGGCGGGCGCTCGGGGCGACCCGGGGCCAGATCCGCACCCAGTTCGTGACGGAGTCGCTGCTGCTGTCCGTGCTCGGCGGGATCGCCGGGACGGTGCTCGGGACCCTGATCACCGGCGGGTACGCGGTGCTGCGGGAATGGCCGGTGGTGGTGCCGCCCTGGGCATCGGCGGCGGGCACCGGTTCGACGCTGCTCATCGGGGCGCTGGCCGGGCTCTACCCGGCGGTCCGCGCCAGCCGCCTGGCCCCCACGGACGCCCTCGCGGGCACCTGA
- a CDS encoding Nif3-like dinuclear metal center hexameric protein, producing the protein MPRLSEVIAALDALWPPERAEGWDAVGPVCGDPDAEVRRVLFAVDPVQEIADEAVRLGADLLVTHHPLYLRGTTTVAASHFKGRVVHTLIKNDVALLVAHTNADRADPGVSDALAGALDLRVTGPLVPDPTDPAGRRGIGRICALDHPLTVREFAARAAERLPATAQGVRVAGDPDALVRTVAVSGGSGDSLFDDVRAAGVDAFLTADLRHHPVSEAREHSPLALLDAAHWATEWPWCELAAAQLDALSERHGWGLRTHVSRTVTDPWTIHAASVPQLATINDLGAPN; encoded by the coding sequence GTGCCCCGCCTGTCTGAAGTCATCGCCGCGCTCGACGCCCTCTGGCCCCCCGAGCGGGCCGAGGGATGGGACGCGGTCGGTCCCGTGTGCGGCGACCCCGACGCCGAGGTCCGCCGGGTGCTGTTCGCCGTGGACCCCGTCCAGGAGATCGCCGACGAGGCCGTACGGCTCGGCGCCGACCTCCTCGTCACCCACCATCCGCTGTATCTGCGCGGGACGACGACCGTCGCGGCCTCGCACTTCAAGGGCCGGGTCGTCCACACCCTGATCAAGAACGACGTGGCGCTGCTCGTCGCCCACACCAACGCCGACCGCGCCGACCCCGGGGTCTCCGACGCCCTCGCCGGAGCCCTGGACCTGCGGGTCACCGGTCCGCTGGTGCCCGACCCCACCGACCCGGCGGGCCGCCGCGGCATCGGCCGGATCTGCGCGCTGGACCACCCGCTGACCGTCCGCGAGTTCGCCGCCCGCGCCGCGGAGCGGCTGCCCGCCACCGCGCAGGGCGTCCGGGTCGCGGGCGACCCCGACGCGCTCGTCCGCACGGTCGCCGTCAGCGGCGGTTCCGGCGACAGCCTCTTCGACGACGTCCGCGCCGCGGGCGTCGACGCGTTCCTCACCGCGGACCTCCGCCACCACCCGGTGTCCGAGGCCCGCGAGCACAGTCCCCTCGCGCTGCTCGACGCCGCGCACTGGGCCACCGAGTGGCCCTGGTGCGAGCTGGCCGCCGCCCAGCTCGACGCCCTCTCGGAACGGCACGGCTGGGGACTGCGTACCCACGTGTCCCGGACCGTCACCGACCCCTGGACCATCCACGCGGCGTCCGTACCGCAACTGGCCACCATCAACGACCTTGGAGCCCCCAACTGA
- a CDS encoding zinc ribbon domain-containing protein has translation MNAAPADQLRLLDVQALDVKLQQLAHKHRSLPEHAEIESLAKDLAQLRDLLVAAQTEESDCAREQTKAEQDVDQVRQRATRDQQRLDSGSVSSSRDLENLQRELTSLAKRQGDLEDIVLEVMERRESAQERVGELTGRVTSVQTRTDEAVARRDKAAGELDAEAASATKDRGLIAATIPEDLLKLYDKLRAQQGGIGAARLFQRRCEGCRLELNITEVNEVRAAAPGTVIRCENCRRILVRTSESGL, from the coding sequence CTGAACGCCGCGCCCGCCGACCAGCTCCGCCTCCTCGACGTCCAGGCACTGGACGTGAAGCTCCAGCAGCTCGCCCACAAGCACCGGTCGCTGCCCGAGCACGCCGAGATCGAGTCGCTGGCCAAGGACCTCGCCCAGCTCCGTGATCTGCTGGTCGCCGCGCAGACCGAGGAGAGCGACTGCGCCCGCGAGCAGACCAAGGCCGAACAGGACGTCGACCAGGTGCGCCAGCGCGCCACCCGCGACCAGCAGCGCCTCGACTCCGGGTCCGTGTCCAGCTCCAGGGACCTGGAGAACCTCCAGCGCGAGCTCACCTCGCTCGCCAAGCGCCAGGGCGACCTGGAGGACATCGTCCTGGAGGTCATGGAGCGCCGGGAGTCCGCGCAGGAGCGGGTCGGCGAGCTGACCGGCCGGGTCACCTCCGTGCAGACCCGTACCGACGAGGCGGTCGCGCGCCGGGACAAGGCCGCCGGTGAACTCGACGCCGAGGCCGCCTCGGCCACCAAGGACCGCGGGCTGATCGCCGCGACGATCCCCGAGGACCTCCTCAAGCTGTACGACAAGCTTCGCGCGCAGCAGGGCGGTATCGGCGCGGCCCGGCTCTTCCAGCGCCGCTGCGAGGGCTGCCGGCTGGAGCTGAACATCACCGAGGTGAACGAGGTACGGGCCGCCGCGCCGGGTACCGTCATCCGCTGCGAGAACTGCCGCCGCATCCTGGTGCGCACCTCCGAGTCCGGCCTGTAG
- a CDS encoding helix-turn-helix transcriptional regulator, whose protein sequence is MVRPTRVTNIVRLRRLEHGLMTQAELARRLGVTRQTVIAIEQGRHSPSLEMAFQISRVLGVPLEDLFQYADTNPDTNPDMNPDDAWPAGL, encoded by the coding sequence ATGGTGAGGCCGACCAGGGTCACCAACATCGTCCGGCTCCGGCGGCTCGAACACGGACTGATGACCCAGGCGGAACTCGCCCGCCGCCTCGGGGTCACCCGGCAGACCGTCATCGCCATCGAGCAGGGCCGGCACTCCCCCTCCCTGGAGATGGCCTTCCAGATCTCCCGCGTCCTCGGCGTTCCCCTGGAGGATCTCTTCCAGTACGCCGACACGAACCCCGACACGAACCCGGACATGAACCCCGACGACGCGTGGCCCGCCGGCCTTTGA
- a CDS encoding MarR family winged helix-turn-helix transcriptional regulator yields MAPSTTPHPAPGPDSPDSPDSPDRSDGSDGSPGQTPYFARLAAERPDIALCRASSAVARAAEAHAAGVGLGVGPHLVLKMLTEAGPGSQRVLSDQLRIDRTVMVGICDGLERAGHVRRERAAGDRRAYAVTVTDAGRAELARAERAVPGFLDDSFQRLTPGERRQLTRLLGKLLGTADG; encoded by the coding sequence ATGGCACCCAGCACCACGCCCCACCCGGCCCCCGGCCCTGACAGCCCCGACAGCCCCGACAGCCCCGACCGCTCGGACGGCTCGGACGGCTCCCCCGGGCAGACCCCGTATTTCGCACGGCTCGCCGCCGAGCGCCCGGACATCGCGCTGTGCCGCGCCTCGTCGGCCGTCGCGCGCGCCGCCGAGGCGCACGCGGCCGGTGTGGGCCTGGGAGTGGGACCCCATCTCGTACTGAAGATGCTCACGGAGGCCGGACCCGGCTCCCAGCGGGTCCTCAGCGATCAGCTCCGGATCGACCGCACGGTCATGGTCGGGATCTGCGACGGTCTCGAACGCGCCGGACATGTCCGCCGTGAGCGCGCGGCGGGCGACCGCCGGGCCTACGCCGTCACGGTCACCGACGCGGGCCGCGCGGAACTGGCACGCGCCGAACGCGCGGTCCCGGGCTTCCTCGACGACAGCTTCCAGCGACTCACCCCCGGCGAACGGCGCCAACTCACCCGTCTGCTAGGCAAATTGCTCGGCACGGCGGACGGCTGA
- a CDS encoding 2-oxoglutarate/malate transporter → MTHKDLTHTSPDPARIGGFAAIGFAVAIVLGNVIMVPAGLPSTGSPPGEVTAFFGTESGAVGVGSAVAPAAWVLATVFGAGALAVLRRSGREDARMWAAAGFAGLLLQNGAFSGVVAIRLALASTGAESGPATEALWALHDALFTLNGAFLALALTGMSVAGRRAGLIRRWHGAAGGLAAVLLFGSASLAAVVTDGPGPLGLLGLGGWLIWVLWTVTYGFALLRSTRLPARP, encoded by the coding sequence ATGACGCACAAGGATTTAACGCACACGTCCCCCGACCCGGCCCGGATCGGGGGCTTCGCCGCGATCGGGTTCGCCGTCGCGATCGTCCTGGGCAATGTGATCATGGTCCCGGCGGGGCTGCCGTCCACCGGCTCCCCGCCGGGTGAGGTCACCGCGTTCTTCGGTACGGAGTCCGGTGCCGTCGGCGTCGGTTCCGCGGTGGCTCCGGCCGCGTGGGTGCTGGCCACGGTGTTCGGTGCGGGGGCCCTCGCCGTGCTGCGGCGTTCCGGACGGGAGGACGCGCGGATGTGGGCGGCGGCCGGGTTCGCGGGGCTGCTGCTCCAGAACGGCGCGTTCTCGGGGGTCGTCGCGATCCGGTTGGCGCTCGCGTCGACCGGGGCGGAGAGCGGGCCCGCCACGGAGGCCCTCTGGGCGCTGCACGACGCGTTGTTCACCCTCAACGGGGCGTTTCTGGCGCTCGCCCTGACCGGGATGTCCGTCGCCGGGCGGCGGGCCGGGCTGATCCGGCGGTGGCACGGGGCGGCGGGCGGGCTCGCGGCCGTTCTGCTGTTCGGCTCGGCGAGCCTGGCGGCGGTGGTCACGGACGGCCCCGGGCCGCTGGGGCTGCTGGGGCTGGGCGGCTGGCTGATCTGGGTCCTGTGGACCGTCACGTACGGCTTCGCCCTCCTCCGGTCGACCCGCCTCCCCGCGCGCCCCTAG
- a CDS encoding sensor histidine kinase, with the protein MSFRVRVLALLMLVAVAATAATAWLTLRQVTRQISESTVSDRQDVVTVDRRLREHADRHGTWHGVEKVVRSLTESTGQRIRVQDETGEFTIDSDALGGRTPRPVGAAPPFLIDPRPQAGVFPGPGTVPTPLTKATLLSIVDYRASVRFAECLALAGITPSVHRDRMNVPVYRGPGGRTRAGGCALPRVTDAEHERAVAGAQDCAAVSHDLAMACASRAFALQTVDVGPQPLRASLGALDDTGLTVASRPAVLVALGVGGAAVLGALLLSRAVLRPVKDLTAASSGLAEGDLARRVPASGGDEIGELGRSFNRMADALAAGEERQRRLIGDIAHELRTPLGNLRGYLEAMQDGYVEPTPELLASLHEEAMLQQRIVDDLQDLALAEAGALTYHRTELDARDLLDACATAHRALADGAGVALAVVPHPLPVLVHGDPARLRQALSNLVGNAVRHTEAGGRVTLAVADRGTGRTARTAEAALTVRDTGSGIPADQLPYLFDRFWRADGARGRATGGSGLGLPIARQIVDDHGGRVEVSSEVGTGTVFTVTLPVPKGLTGGGT; encoded by the coding sequence ATGAGCTTCCGGGTGCGGGTGCTCGCGCTGCTGATGCTCGTCGCGGTCGCGGCGACGGCGGCCACCGCGTGGCTGACGCTCCGCCAGGTCACACGTCAGATATCGGAGTCCACGGTGTCCGACCGCCAGGACGTGGTGACCGTCGACCGGCGGCTGCGCGAGCACGCCGACCGGCACGGCACCTGGCACGGTGTGGAGAAGGTCGTCCGGTCGCTGACGGAGAGCACCGGTCAGCGCATCCGCGTCCAGGACGAGACCGGCGAGTTCACCATCGACTCGGACGCCCTGGGCGGGCGCACACCCCGGCCGGTGGGCGCGGCCCCGCCGTTCCTGATCGACCCCCGGCCGCAGGCGGGTGTGTTCCCGGGGCCCGGGACGGTGCCCACGCCGCTGACGAAGGCCACCCTCCTGTCGATCGTCGACTACCGCGCCTCGGTGCGGTTCGCCGAGTGCCTGGCACTGGCCGGGATCACCCCGTCCGTCCACCGTGACCGGATGAACGTCCCGGTGTACCGGGGGCCCGGCGGCCGGACCCGGGCCGGGGGCTGTGCGCTGCCGAGGGTGACGGACGCCGAGCACGAGCGTGCCGTGGCCGGGGCCCAGGACTGCGCGGCCGTCTCCCACGACCTCGCCATGGCCTGCGCCAGCCGGGCCTTCGCCCTCCAGACGGTGGATGTGGGGCCGCAGCCCCTGCGGGCGAGCCTCGGGGCGCTGGACGACACGGGGCTCACCGTGGCGAGCCGCCCGGCGGTGCTGGTCGCGCTGGGGGTCGGTGGTGCGGCGGTGCTCGGGGCGCTGCTGCTGAGCCGGGCCGTGCTGCGGCCGGTCAAGGATCTGACGGCGGCCTCGAGCGGGCTCGCCGAGGGGGATCTGGCCCGCCGGGTGCCCGCGTCGGGCGGCGACGAGATCGGGGAACTGGGCCGGTCGTTCAACCGGATGGCCGACGCGCTGGCCGCCGGTGAGGAGCGCCAGCGGCGGCTCATCGGGGACATCGCCCATGAACTGCGCACCCCGCTGGGCAATCTGCGGGGCTATCTGGAGGCGATGCAGGACGGGTACGTCGAGCCGACCCCGGAGCTGCTGGCCTCGCTGCACGAGGAGGCGATGCTGCAACAGCGCATCGTGGACGACCTCCAGGACCTGGCGCTCGCCGAGGCGGGCGCGCTGACGTACCACCGGACGGAACTCGACGCCCGCGATCTCCTCGACGCCTGCGCCACCGCGCACCGCGCCCTCGCCGACGGGGCGGGCGTCGCCCTGGCCGTCGTCCCCCATCCACTGCCCGTCCTGGTGCACGGCGACCCCGCACGGCTGCGGCAGGCGCTGTCGAACCTGGTCGGCAACGCCGTACGGCACACGGAGGCCGGGGGCCGCGTCACCCTGGCGGTGGCCGACCGGGGCACGGGCCGGACCGCCCGTACCGCCGAGGCCGCGCTGACGGTCCGGGACACCGGCAGCGGCATCCCGGCCGACCAGCTCCCGTATCTGTTCGACCGCTTCTGGCGGGCGGACGGCGCCCGGGGCCGGGCCACCGGCGGCAGCGGGCTCGGGCTGCCGATCGCCCGGCAGATCGTCGACGACCACGGGGGACGCGTCGAGGTGAGCAGCGAGGTGGGTACGGGGACGGTGTTCACGGTGACGCTGCCCGTACCGAAGGGCCTTACGGGCGGGGGCACTTGA